The following are from one region of the Actinoplanes sp. L3-i22 genome:
- a CDS encoding helix-turn-helix domain-containing protein → MAHASPLGQFLRTRRAQVDPADTGLLTGGDRRVPGLRREEVAVLAGVSADYYARLEQGRERNPSAQILDAIARAFRFDADTRGHLYRLAGLNPGLTPTAAGDVVHPALLNLMDGFPHAVAYVFGPAFDVLAANPLGAALLAQFGERPSMVRVVFTDPRARTFFDDWPAAADAVVHALRLNAGLFPADPDVRTVLDDLAENPEFAQRWGRQRVGALPRMDKTFHHPEAGRIELVYQTFDVRDAPGQQLQVGTAQPGSRSEQALTYLGSVHASA, encoded by the coding sequence ATGGCACACGCGAGCCCTCTCGGGCAGTTCCTGCGGACGCGTCGCGCGCAGGTCGACCCGGCTGACACCGGACTGCTCACGGGCGGGGATCGCCGGGTGCCGGGGCTGCGGCGCGAAGAGGTCGCCGTGCTGGCCGGGGTCAGCGCCGACTACTACGCCAGGCTGGAGCAGGGCCGCGAGCGCAACCCCTCGGCGCAGATCCTCGACGCGATCGCGCGGGCCTTCCGATTCGACGCGGATACCCGGGGCCACCTCTATCGGCTCGCCGGACTCAACCCGGGCCTCACCCCGACCGCGGCCGGCGATGTGGTGCACCCGGCGTTGCTGAATCTGATGGACGGCTTCCCCCATGCGGTCGCCTACGTCTTCGGGCCGGCCTTCGACGTGCTGGCAGCGAACCCGCTCGGCGCGGCGCTGCTGGCCCAGTTCGGGGAACGTCCCAGCATGGTGCGGGTCGTGTTCACCGACCCGCGGGCCAGAACGTTCTTCGACGACTGGCCGGCGGCCGCCGACGCCGTAGTGCACGCGCTGCGCCTCAACGCCGGACTGTTCCCGGCCGACCCGGACGTCCGCACGGTGCTGGACGACCTCGCGGAAAACCCCGAATTCGCGCAGCGCTGGGGCCGGCAACGCGTCGGCGCGCTCCCGCGGATGGACAAGACCTTCCACCATCCCGAGGCCGGCCGCATCGAACTGGTCTATCAGACCTTCGATGTCCGCGACGCGCCCGGCCAGCAGTTGCAGGTGGGGACGGCGCAACCGGGCAGCCGCAGCGAACAGGCCCTGACCTACCTCGGCTCGGTGCACGCTTCCGCGTGA
- a CDS encoding aldo/keto reductase: protein MSLTAYRTLGTSGLRVSPLALGAMTFDDGSWGSTPEASFAILERYLDAGGNFIDTANQYNGGKSEETLGRYFGKQPSRRDRIVLATKFGGTLHPTDPNAGGAGRKAIHAQLDESLRRLNTDYIDLYWMHQWDRHTPIEETMSTLDDLVRTGKIRAVGVSNTPAWWVGQAVGIARSRGWESLAALQVEYSLLTRTPEGEQFGAARALGLGVTPWSPLASGVLSGKYSRKVRSVEDSSRAGYAAPQLTESTFVLLEVLAEIAAEHRTAVAAVALAWVRQRSEVTSTLIGARTIEQLNANLASADLSLEQQEIDRLAALTEPVLEYPMNVIRSFGLGFQQGDTTINGVNSTAFARA from the coding sequence ATGTCTCTCACCGCATACCGCACCCTTGGGACTTCCGGCCTGCGTGTCAGCCCGCTCGCGCTGGGCGCCATGACCTTCGACGACGGCAGCTGGGGTTCCACGCCCGAGGCGTCGTTCGCGATCCTCGAGCGCTACCTCGACGCCGGCGGCAACTTCATCGACACCGCCAACCAGTACAACGGCGGAAAGTCGGAGGAGACGCTCGGGCGGTACTTCGGCAAGCAGCCGAGCCGCCGCGACCGGATCGTGCTCGCCACCAAGTTCGGCGGCACGCTCCATCCCACCGACCCGAACGCGGGCGGCGCCGGCCGCAAGGCCATCCACGCCCAGCTCGACGAGTCGTTGCGCCGGCTCAACACTGACTACATCGACCTCTACTGGATGCATCAGTGGGACCGGCACACCCCGATCGAGGAGACCATGTCGACGCTCGACGATCTCGTACGCACCGGAAAGATCCGTGCGGTAGGGGTTTCCAACACTCCCGCCTGGTGGGTCGGCCAGGCCGTCGGGATCGCCCGCTCCCGCGGCTGGGAAAGCCTCGCCGCACTTCAGGTCGAGTACTCCCTGCTGACACGAACGCCCGAGGGTGAGCAGTTCGGCGCCGCCCGTGCCCTCGGCCTCGGGGTGACCCCGTGGAGCCCGCTCGCCTCCGGGGTGCTGTCCGGCAAGTACTCCCGCAAGGTGCGCTCGGTCGAGGATTCCTCCCGGGCGGGGTACGCCGCCCCGCAGCTGACCGAGTCCACGTTCGTCTTGCTCGAGGTGCTCGCCGAGATCGCCGCCGAGCACCGGACAGCCGTCGCGGCGGTCGCGCTGGCCTGGGTCCGGCAGCGCTCGGAGGTCACCTCGACGCTGATCGGCGCCCGGACGATCGAGCAGCTGAACGCCAACCTGGCCTCGGCGGACCTCTCGCTGGAGCAGCAGGAGATCGACCGGCTCGCCGCGCTGACCGAACCGGTTCTCGAGTACCCGATGAACGTCATCCGCAGCTTCGGCCTGGGCTTTCAACAGGGCGACACCACCATCAACGGCGTCAACTCGACGGCCTTCGCCCGCGCCTGA
- a CDS encoding YafY family protein, with protein sequence MISTSARLLRLLSLLSSRPSWTNAELATRMAVTERTVRRDVAKLRELGYGVESDPGPWGGYRLEVGNKVPPLALDDDEAFAVAVALREVALSGMLGSEQPALSALSKLQQVLPRRIADRIAAVDVTVAHAPRRVMPQIALEILLDLVTACRRGERATMAYRDREGRETVREVDPYRLVQTGRRWYFVARDIAKGQWRTFRADRVAAIEATGRPVQLGDPPDAAELVRLALPAGVYPVYCTVRLALPLDEARKLIPTSMGVHEPDGTATVVEIGGYDADELARYLLGLATPLRVLTPGSVREALRRRATDILVTLDQ encoded by the coding sequence GTGATCAGCACCTCTGCGCGCCTGCTGCGGCTGCTGTCGCTGTTGTCGTCACGGCCGTCGTGGACCAACGCCGAACTGGCCACGCGCATGGCGGTCACCGAGCGCACCGTGCGCCGCGACGTGGCCAAACTGCGCGAGCTCGGGTACGGCGTCGAGTCCGATCCCGGTCCCTGGGGCGGCTATCGGCTCGAGGTGGGCAACAAGGTGCCGCCGCTGGCGCTGGACGACGACGAGGCGTTCGCCGTCGCAGTGGCGCTGCGCGAGGTGGCGCTCAGCGGGATGCTCGGCAGTGAGCAGCCCGCCCTGTCGGCGCTGAGCAAATTGCAGCAGGTCCTGCCCCGCCGGATCGCCGACCGGATCGCCGCCGTGGACGTCACCGTGGCGCACGCTCCCCGGCGTGTCATGCCGCAGATCGCCCTGGAGATCCTGCTCGACCTCGTCACCGCCTGCCGCCGCGGCGAACGCGCCACGATGGCGTACCGGGACCGGGAAGGCCGGGAGACGGTGCGCGAGGTGGATCCCTATCGTCTGGTGCAGACCGGACGGCGCTGGTATTTCGTGGCCCGGGACATCGCCAAGGGCCAATGGCGCACGTTCCGCGCCGACCGGGTGGCCGCGATCGAAGCCACCGGCCGGCCCGTGCAGCTGGGTGACCCGCCCGACGCCGCCGAACTCGTCCGACTCGCGTTGCCCGCCGGGGTGTATCCCGTCTACTGCACGGTGCGCCTCGCACTGCCACTCGACGAGGCCCGCAAGCTCATCCCGACGTCCATGGGCGTGCACGAACCGGACGGCACCGCCACCGTCGTGGAGATCGGCGGGTACGACGCCGACGAATTGGCCCGTTACCTGCTCGGCCTCGCGACGCCGCTGCGGGTCCTCACCCCCGGCAGTGTACGAGAGGCACTGCGGCGCCGGGCGACGGACATCCTCGTGACGCTGGACCAGTGA
- a CDS encoding aldo/keto reductase: MQQRKLGRDGLTVSAIGYGAMGITTGYGAADEQQGIRAVRRAYDLGVTLFDTAEMYGWGANEQVLGRAVRDFRDDIVLATKFGITPEYGVDSRPGHIREVVDNSLRHLGVDKIDILYQHRVDPSVPIEDVAGTVRDLIAEGKVGHFGLSEAGPKTVRRAHAVQPVAVLQTEYSLFARDVEKLFPTLDELGIGLVAYAPLGRGFLTGAAEPGPYPDGDFRATDPRWQPGNFEKNRAAMLELAGLAAAKGASVAQLALAWILAQRDDVVPIPGSRNAERIAENLTAAGLTLTADDGERIERILPGGGFGARYEHNAMPVWE; the protein is encoded by the coding sequence ATGCAGCAACGCAAGCTCGGCCGTGACGGGCTGACCGTGTCGGCCATCGGTTACGGGGCGATGGGCATCACCACCGGTTATGGCGCCGCCGACGAGCAACAGGGCATCCGCGCGGTCCGACGTGCGTACGACCTCGGCGTCACCTTGTTCGACACCGCCGAGATGTACGGGTGGGGTGCCAACGAACAGGTTCTCGGGCGTGCCGTGCGCGACTTCCGCGACGACATCGTGCTCGCCACCAAGTTCGGCATCACCCCGGAGTACGGCGTCGACAGCCGGCCCGGCCACATCCGCGAGGTCGTCGACAACAGCCTGCGACACCTCGGCGTGGACAAGATCGACATCCTGTACCAACACCGTGTCGACCCGTCGGTGCCCATCGAGGACGTCGCCGGCACGGTCCGCGACCTGATCGCCGAGGGCAAGGTCGGCCACTTCGGTCTCAGCGAAGCCGGCCCGAAGACCGTCCGCCGGGCGCACGCCGTCCAGCCGGTCGCCGTGCTGCAGACCGAGTACTCGCTGTTCGCCCGCGATGTCGAGAAGCTGTTCCCGACACTCGACGAACTCGGCATCGGCCTGGTCGCGTACGCGCCGCTGGGCCGCGGCTTCCTGACCGGCGCCGCGGAGCCCGGCCCGTACCCGGACGGCGACTTCCGCGCCACCGATCCCAGGTGGCAGCCCGGCAACTTCGAGAAGAACCGTGCGGCCATGCTTGAGCTGGCCGGGCTGGCAGCGGCCAAGGGCGCCTCGGTGGCTCAGCTGGCGCTGGCCTGGATCCTGGCCCAGCGCGACGATGTCGTGCCGATCCCGGGCAGCCGCAACGCCGAGCGCATCGCGGAGAACCTGACGGCCGCCGGCCTCACCCTTACCGCCGACGACGGGGAGCGCATCGAGCGGATACTCCCCGGCGGTGGCTTCGGAGCACGGTACGAGCACAACGCCATGCCCGTCTGGGAGTGA
- a CDS encoding helicase HerA domain-containing protein, translating into MCVVLSGVLAALLGAGALVSGRRRVYRLAAGGREVLISAPPAVDAAGAGVFWATLTEVLRTGWRQRLRHGRGWTCYEYRWDGRRLRLVVWLPRTVAIDPVLAAIRGAWPGAACTVQPAAAPLPQDAAAAAGASLATALPGWYPLRTEHRDDPLRTLISAASALRTGEQACVQILARPASGRARRRLIRGVRALRAGPGARGLLDPAGWLLEVLDLLTGAPARPQAKPQASADPQRERDARAGLDQLAGPHWEVAVRCAVASTRDDQARLSVLARSIATAFGPFTGRNRLRARRLRHPVALVNGRRLWRGFVLTPVELAMLAGLPRDIAVPGMERARAKAMPAPVGIATGGRGTKVLGRAEVGGHAVALRATDARHHLHVLGSTGSGKSTLLTNLILDDIHAGRGTVVIDPKGDLVTDLLDRIPVAYARRLVLLDPDQPDGPTLNPLQGDDHDLLVDNVVSIFGRIFAKHWGPRIDDTLRVACLTLLRLPGATLTMVPQLLNEHGFRRKYLQNLEDPAGLGGYWSWYESSPLPLRSAVIAPVLARLRSLLLRDFVRHTFGSPHSSFDMRRVLDGGILLARLPKGQLGEEAARVMGSFVLASAWQAATARARLPQDKRRDASVYVDEAHNFLNLPGSVADMLAEARGYALGLVLAHQNLAQMPRDTQLAVSANARNKVFFSCAPEDAVQLARHTAPELDEHDLSHLDAYTAGCRLVAGGRETAAFTLRSAPPRPALGTAAALREALAQAR; encoded by the coding sequence ATGTGTGTTGTGTTGTCCGGCGTGCTCGCGGCCCTGTTGGGTGCCGGCGCGCTGGTGTCGGGCCGGCGTCGGGTGTACCGGCTCGCCGCGGGTGGGCGTGAAGTGCTGATCAGTGCGCCGCCCGCGGTGGATGCGGCCGGGGCGGGCGTGTTCTGGGCGACGCTGACCGAAGTGTTGCGCACCGGATGGCGGCAACGGCTGCGGCATGGCCGCGGCTGGACCTGCTACGAATACCGCTGGGACGGGCGGCGGCTGCGCCTGGTGGTCTGGCTGCCCCGTACCGTCGCCATTGATCCTGTCCTTGCCGCGATTCGCGGCGCCTGGCCCGGCGCCGCCTGCACCGTGCAACCGGCGGCCGCGCCATTGCCGCAGGATGCCGCGGCGGCTGCCGGCGCATCGCTGGCCACCGCGCTGCCGGGCTGGTATCCGCTGCGCACCGAGCACCGCGACGATCCGCTGCGCACTCTGATCAGCGCGGCGTCCGCACTGCGCACCGGCGAGCAGGCGTGCGTGCAGATCCTGGCCCGGCCGGCCAGCGGCCGGGCCCGGCGGCGGCTGATCCGCGGCGTGCGGGCCCTGCGCGCCGGCCCGGGCGCGCGCGGGCTGCTCGACCCGGCCGGCTGGCTGCTGGAGGTTCTCGACCTGCTGACCGGCGCGCCGGCCCGGCCGCAGGCCAAGCCGCAGGCAAGCGCCGACCCGCAGCGCGAACGTGACGCCCGCGCCGGGCTCGACCAGCTCGCCGGGCCGCACTGGGAGGTCGCGGTGCGCTGCGCGGTCGCCTCCACCCGCGATGATCAGGCGCGGCTGAGCGTGCTGGCCCGTTCGATCGCGACCGCGTTCGGGCCGTTCACCGGCCGCAACCGGCTGCGGGCGCGCCGGCTGAGGCATCCGGTGGCGCTGGTCAACGGGCGGCGGCTGTGGCGCGGGTTCGTGCTCACCCCGGTCGAGCTGGCGATGCTGGCCGGGCTGCCGCGCGACATCGCCGTACCGGGAATGGAACGTGCCCGGGCCAAAGCGATGCCGGCGCCGGTGGGGATCGCGACCGGAGGTCGCGGCACGAAAGTCCTCGGCCGCGCCGAGGTCGGCGGGCACGCGGTCGCGTTGCGCGCCACTGATGCCCGCCATCACCTGCATGTGCTCGGCTCGACCGGCTCCGGCAAGAGCACGCTGCTGACCAACCTGATCCTCGACGACATCCACGCCGGCCGCGGCACGGTGGTCATCGACCCGAAAGGTGACCTGGTCACCGACCTGCTCGACCGGATCCCGGTCGCCTACGCGCGGCGGCTGGTGCTGCTCGACCCGGACCAGCCGGACGGGCCGACGCTCAATCCGTTGCAGGGCGACGACCATGATCTGCTGGTCGACAACGTGGTCAGCATCTTCGGCCGGATCTTCGCCAAACACTGGGGTCCGCGCATCGACGACACGCTGCGGGTGGCCTGCCTGACCCTGCTGCGGCTGCCGGGCGCCACCCTGACCATGGTGCCCCAGCTGCTCAACGAACACGGGTTCCGCCGCAAATACCTCCAGAACCTCGAGGATCCGGCCGGGCTCGGCGGCTACTGGAGCTGGTACGAGAGCAGCCCGCTGCCGCTGCGCTCGGCGGTGATCGCGCCGGTGCTGGCCCGGCTGCGCTCGCTGCTGCTGCGCGACTTCGTGCGGCACACGTTCGGCTCACCGCACTCCAGCTTCGACATGCGCCGGGTGCTCGACGGCGGGATCCTGCTGGCCCGGCTGCCCAAGGGCCAGCTCGGCGAGGAGGCCGCCCGGGTGATGGGCTCGTTCGTGCTGGCCAGCGCCTGGCAGGCGGCCACCGCCCGGGCCCGGCTGCCGCAGGACAAGCGCCGCGACGCGAGCGTGTACGTCGACGAGGCGCACAACTTTCTCAACCTGCCCGGCTCGGTGGCCGACATGCTCGCCGAAGCCCGCGGCTACGCGCTCGGGCTGGTGCTCGCGCACCAGAACCTGGCGCAGATGCCGCGCGACACGCAGCTGGCGGTCTCCGCGAACGCCCGCAACAAGGTGTTCTTCTCCTGCGCGCCCGAGGACGCCGTCCAGCTGGCCCGGCACACCGCGCCCGAACTCGACGAGCACGACCTGTCGCACCTGGACGCCTACACCGCCGGGTGCCGGCTGGTGGCCGGGGGACGGGAGACGGCCGCGTTCACACTGCGCAGCGCGCCGCCGCGGCCCGCGCTCGGCACCGCCGCCGCACTGCGGGAGGCCCTGGCCCAGGCTCGGTGA
- a CDS encoding replication-relaxation family protein gives MRDYTIANLLDEHTTLTTDQLTALLFEHRTTCRHRLHTLRRIGFIDRFVRNRPGEPNPACWVPGTLSARYVALARDENPPSPRALRDRQDRTYASPYLDHLLEANQFFVELLLDARERPGVDLVRWWSERTTVAAFGRRVHPDGHGVWREPAGETGFFLELDRGTESLTRLVDKLGAYRRLRVDGGPAYPVLFALPSRAREEHLHAKLAGQLLGGVRVATCVSTPGVSPAGPVWRLVGDVRRRLTLVQIPGEHGAAGPLSPGPAAPEHHPLALLTGVPLLP, from the coding sequence GTGCGCGACTACACCATCGCGAACCTGCTCGACGAACACACCACCCTGACCACCGACCAGCTCACCGCGCTGCTGTTCGAGCACCGCACCACCTGCCGGCACCGGCTGCACACGCTGCGCCGGATCGGCTTCATCGACCGGTTCGTGCGCAACCGGCCCGGCGAGCCGAACCCGGCCTGCTGGGTGCCGGGCACCCTGTCGGCCCGGTATGTGGCCCTGGCCCGCGACGAGAACCCGCCGAGCCCGCGGGCGTTGCGGGATCGGCAGGACCGCACGTACGCCAGCCCCTATCTGGATCACCTGCTGGAGGCCAACCAGTTCTTCGTCGAGCTGCTCCTCGACGCCCGCGAGCGGCCGGGGGTGGATCTGGTGCGCTGGTGGTCGGAGCGGACCACGGTGGCCGCGTTCGGGCGGCGCGTGCACCCGGACGGGCACGGGGTGTGGCGTGAACCGGCGGGGGAGACCGGGTTCTTCCTCGAACTCGACCGGGGGACCGAGTCGCTGACCCGGCTGGTCGACAAACTCGGCGCGTACCGGCGGTTGCGTGTCGACGGCGGGCCGGCGTATCCGGTGCTGTTCGCGTTGCCGAGCCGGGCCCGGGAGGAGCATCTGCACGCCAAGCTGGCCGGGCAGCTGCTGGGCGGGGTGCGCGTGGCGACGTGTGTGAGCACGCCGGGGGTGAGCCCGGCCGGGCCGGTGTGGCGGCTGGTCGGCGATGTCCGGCGGCGGCTCACGCTGGTGCAGATCCCGGGTGAGCACGGGGCGGCCGGTCCGCTGAGCCCGGGCCCGGCGGCGCCCGAGCACCACCCGCTCGCCCTGCTCACCGGGGTCCCGCTGCTGCCGTAG
- a CDS encoding aldehyde dehydrogenase family protein: MYTDFDLMPLAGKWRHGSSTTVLNDTDPYRGDLLLEIPQATVEDVDAAYTAAREAQPGWASTPASERSAIFLRAAEIIDARQEELVDWLTREAGTTRVRALVEIGIVRATTMAAVTHTSLGRETVASDVPGKENRVYRRPVGVVAVISPWNFPMHLSYRTVAPALAVGNTVVLKPAEDTPVTGGLLIAKILEEAGLPAGVLSVLVGPGSEIGDAIIEHPIPRVISFTGSTGVGQGITRKAGVKRLALELGGNGPFVVLDDADLDRAVEAAVFSSYWHQGQICMATNRVIVDAGIHDEFVERFVAAAGALVTGDPRQATTQIGPIINHKQLLSVRNKVARSVAAGARLLLSGEPHGPTGRVLPPHVLLGTNDVATAAEEVFGPVATIIKADGEQDALRIANDTTYGLSSAVFTEDVERGIAFALRVEAGMTHVNDTTVHDDVHVAFGGEKQSGLGRFGGDWVLDDLTTQHWISVQHVRRNLPY, from the coding sequence ATGTATACCGACTTTGATCTGATGCCGCTGGCCGGCAAGTGGCGGCACGGTTCCTCGACCACCGTGCTGAACGACACCGACCCGTACCGTGGCGATCTTCTCCTGGAAATCCCGCAGGCAACCGTCGAGGACGTCGACGCGGCCTACACCGCCGCCCGCGAAGCGCAACCCGGCTGGGCCTCGACCCCCGCGTCCGAGCGCTCGGCGATCTTCCTGCGCGCCGCCGAGATCATCGACGCCCGCCAGGAGGAGCTGGTGGACTGGCTGACCCGCGAGGCCGGCACCACCCGCGTCCGTGCCCTGGTCGAGATCGGGATCGTGCGGGCCACCACGATGGCCGCCGTCACCCACACCAGCCTGGGTCGCGAGACCGTGGCCAGCGACGTGCCCGGCAAGGAGAACCGGGTCTACCGCCGGCCGGTCGGCGTCGTCGCGGTGATCAGCCCGTGGAACTTCCCGATGCACCTGTCCTACCGCACGGTCGCCCCGGCCCTGGCCGTCGGCAACACCGTGGTGCTCAAGCCGGCCGAGGACACCCCGGTCACCGGCGGCCTGCTGATCGCCAAGATCCTGGAGGAGGCCGGCCTGCCCGCGGGCGTGCTCAGCGTGCTGGTCGGCCCGGGCTCCGAGATCGGCGACGCGATAATCGAGCACCCGATCCCGCGGGTCATCTCGTTCACCGGCTCCACCGGCGTCGGCCAGGGCATCACCCGCAAGGCCGGCGTGAAACGGCTCGCCCTGGAGCTCGGCGGCAACGGCCCGTTCGTGGTGCTCGACGACGCCGACCTGGACCGGGCCGTGGAGGCCGCGGTGTTCAGCAGCTATTGGCACCAGGGCCAGATCTGCATGGCCACCAACCGGGTGATCGTCGACGCGGGCATCCACGACGAGTTCGTCGAGCGCTTCGTCGCCGCGGCCGGCGCGCTGGTCACCGGCGACCCCCGGCAGGCAACCACCCAGATCGGCCCGATAATCAACCACAAACAACTATTGAGCGTACGCAACAAGGTCGCCCGTTCGGTCGCGGCCGGCGCCCGCCTGCTGCTCTCCGGGGAGCCGCACGGCCCGACCGGACGGGTGCTGCCGCCACACGTGCTGCTGGGCACCAACGACGTGGCCACCGCCGCCGAGGAGGTGTTCGGCCCGGTCGCCACCATCATCAAGGCCGACGGGGAACAGGACGCCCTGCGCATCGCCAACGACACCACCTACGGGCTGTCCAGCGCGGTGTTCACCGAGGACGTCGAACGCGGGATCGCCTTCGCGCTGCGCGTCGAGGCCGGCATGACCCACGTCAACGACACCACCGTGCACGACGACGTGCACGTCGCCTTCGGCGGCGAGAAACAGTCCGGCCTGGGCCGCTTCGGCGGCGACTGGGTCCTCGACGACCTGACCACCCAGCACTGGATCAGCGTCCAGCACGTACGCCGCAATCTGCCGTACTGA
- a CDS encoding AraC family transcriptional regulator, with the protein MDEFSEVFDVVEARGQVTGAFAARGRWVARSFSRTPLKLAVMVRGRARLSADGLEAPVYLEEGDVAILNGRSWLELEGGTGDGPVREIEPEITDLTTGVLSTDPDCDLVVGGRVLLNRAGEDLLLQALPPVGHVRAEAAEATRLRVIVAQLVDEVSAARMGSGFAIRQYAQLLVLEVLRAYVGQAQLPPGRLRVLTDTRLRPAVSRMHAEPGRAWKLAELAHAAAMSRTSFAERFRAVAGVPPLTYLNGWRMLLAQRALGERDVRVGTIAADLGYTSESAFSTAFKREVGESPLRYRARIREQQSVTMAIPASAN; encoded by the coding sequence ATGGACGAGTTCTCCGAGGTATTCGATGTCGTTGAGGCGCGCGGGCAGGTGACTGGTGCGTTCGCGGCGCGCGGGCGTTGGGTAGCCCGCTCGTTCAGCCGGACCCCGCTGAAGCTCGCGGTGATGGTGCGCGGGCGTGCTCGGCTGTCGGCCGACGGCCTTGAGGCGCCCGTGTACCTCGAAGAGGGCGACGTCGCCATCTTGAACGGCCGTTCCTGGCTTGAGCTCGAAGGCGGCACCGGCGACGGCCCGGTGCGGGAGATCGAGCCGGAGATCACGGACCTGACCACCGGCGTTCTGAGCACCGACCCGGATTGCGATCTTGTCGTGGGTGGCCGGGTGCTGCTCAACCGGGCTGGTGAGGACTTGCTGCTGCAGGCGCTTCCGCCGGTCGGGCATGTCCGCGCGGAGGCTGCGGAGGCGACCCGGCTACGTGTCATCGTCGCTCAGCTGGTCGATGAGGTGAGCGCCGCACGGATGGGATCGGGCTTCGCCATCCGGCAGTACGCGCAACTGCTGGTCCTTGAAGTGCTACGGGCATATGTGGGGCAGGCGCAGCTGCCACCGGGACGGTTGCGGGTGTTGACCGACACGCGCCTGCGCCCGGCGGTCAGCCGCATGCACGCCGAACCGGGCAGGGCCTGGAAGCTGGCGGAGTTGGCGCACGCCGCGGCGATGTCGCGCACCTCCTTCGCGGAACGCTTCCGGGCGGTGGCGGGCGTACCGCCGCTGACCTACCTGAACGGCTGGCGCATGCTGCTCGCCCAGCGTGCGCTGGGCGAGCGCGACGTGCGGGTGGGGACTATCGCGGCAGACCTGGGCTACACGTCGGAGAGTGCGTTCAGTACAGCGTTCAAACGCGAGGTCGGTGAGTCGCCGCTTCGCTACCGCGCCCGTATCCGCGAGCAACAGTCTGTGACCATGGCGATACCCGCCTCCGCGAACTGA